The Elgaria multicarinata webbii isolate HBS135686 ecotype San Diego chromosome 1, rElgMul1.1.pri, whole genome shotgun sequence genome has a window encoding:
- the RGS2 gene encoding regulator of G-protein signaling 2, which yields MQSAIFLALQHNCNQMERSASHCHSKEEKKGKMKKTLMKDWKSRLSYFLQNSSSSTNAKASKKAQQKAHFRPSPEEAQLWSEAFDELLASKYGLAAFRAFLKSEFCEENIDFWLACEEFKKIKSPQKLTAKAKKIYSDFIEKEAPKEINIDFQTKNTIAQSLQEVTHTCFSAAQKRVYSLMENNSYPRFLDSEFYQELCKKSPISREPQGT from the exons ATGCAGAGTGCAATTTTTCTGGCTCTCCAGCACAACTGCAACCAAATGGAGAGAAGCGCCAGCCACTGCCACAGCAAAGAGGAGAAAAAGGGGAAGATGAAAAAAACGCT CATGAAAGATTGGAAATCAAGATTGAGTTATTTCCTGCAGAATTCTTCTAGTTCTACCAATGCAAAGGCCAGCAAGAAGGCACAGCAAAAGGCACATTTCAG ACCATCTCCAGAGGAAGCCCAGCTCTGGTCGGAAGCGTTTGATGAACTTCTGGCTAGCAAAT ATGGTCTGGCAGCTTTCAGGGCATTCCTGAAATCTGAGTTTTGTGAAGAGAACATCGACTTCTGGCTGGCTTGTGAGGAATTCAAGAAAATCAAGTCCCCTCAAAAGCTGACTGCAAAGGCTAAGAAGATTTACAGTGACTTTATTGAAAAGGAAGCTCCCAAAGAG ATCAACATAGACTTTCAAACCAAGAACACTATTGCCCAGAGCCTCCAAGAGGTAACGCATACTTGCTTCAGTGCAGCCCAGAAGAGAGTCTACAGTCTGATGGAGAATAACTCTTACCCACGGTTCCTGGACTCCGAATTCTACCAGGAGTTGTGTAAAAAGTCCCCTATTAGCAGGGAGCCTCAGGGGACCTGA